ATAGACAAAAAATGTAACAGTTTCATAGTGTACTCTAAACTCTCTATCCTGAAAAAAGGTTTGGCTTTTGCAATTTTTTATAAGTAACTTTCAAAAGAGTGTGTGACAGTGGGAAAAGGTGAAGAAGTAAAAGTATTATCATACCCCTGACCATTGTGGCCGAAAGGACCAGTGATTATTTTACGGTAGCCTACTGTAAATGGTTATTTTTCTGGCTACCGTATCGATACCCAACCTAGTGTATGCGGCACACAACCTTACTCTCCCGCCAATGCcaccacctgtgttaaattctcATTAGCATTAACCTACTTACTGTACTTAGAAAATTGATTTTATCTTCGATTTCTCCCGATTCAGCCATGTCTGAAAATTTAAAACAGTTCACTGTCTGTAGAAAGCATAGTTGAAAAATAACCAGTGAGATGGACTGACTCTCATTGGGTGGCTCCTTATCATTCTGACCCAGCGTGCGCTTGGCAGGCTACAGTCCACCATTTGTCCACAACCACGCACATGAATCGACCAACCTGGGCAATTCTGCTACTCTTAGACTGTTAATGCTAGAAATTCTATTCAAACTTGAAAATGTGCAGACCGGTCTGGAATAGTGCACTTTATACAGCTTTTAGATAACACTGATGAATCAtgctttctaaagactgttgacatctagtggaaggcataggaactgcaaatggagtcctaagtcaatggatactgtaatggcattgaacaaaaaaaacgACTTCCTGAATGAATTTTTCTCAGCTTTTCGCCTGCTatgtcagttctgttatactcccaGACACTATTTGAACAGttctggaaactttagagtgttttctatccaaatctaccagttatatgcatatcttatcttctgggccCAAGGAGCAGGACGTTTAATTTGGGCACaattttcatccaaaattccgaatgctgccccctaccctagagaagttaaaatGTATAAggtgtatgaaaacttctgacttcaactgtatattgttcCTATACTAAGCATGTGTTTGTAGGCCTTGTAGTTCTGAAACCAACATTTTCCTTATGGAGGGTAGTATACAATATTATGTGTTGTTTTTCGAAAATTCCACCAGAGGTGGTCAAAGTTAAACCGGTTAATAGTTGCCTTCAGTGGGAGACAgtaggtattattattattagtagtagtaatgtagtagtagtagtaagtaggcCAGAATTACCAGTAGCAGTACATTGCCGTAGTAACAATGAATGTTTTAGTTAGGTAGGCAATGGGTTAGCTATAGTAAATGGGGTCGCTTTTGTTGTTTGGTTAGTGAATGTAGGGGTTGGGGTAAGCTGTGTGGCATAATCAGCCGGATGTGCTCCTTCAGTGCTATAATTTGATTGGTAGAATATACTCTACATGATCCAAAAAACAACCTGAGAAATAGCTCAAAAGTATGCAGACCCCTTGaaaaatcaatctacacacaataccccataatgacaaaaagatcataggtttttagaatttttggtaaatgtataaaatattaaaaacagaaataccttacttacataagaattcagaccctttgctgtgagactcgacattgagctcaggtacatcctgtttctattgaacatccttgagatgtttcttaaacttaattggagtccacttgtggcaaattcaattgattggacatgatttggaaaggaacctgtctacataaggtctcACAATTGAAAGtacatatcagagcaaaaaccaagaaatGAGGACGaatgaattgtccatagagctcagagacaggattgtgtggaggcacagatctggggaagggtactaaaaatgtctgcagcattgaaggtctccaagaacacagtggcctccatcattcttaaatggaagaagattggaaccaccaagactcttcctagagctggccacccggccgaactgagcaatcggggcagaagtgccttggtcagggaggtgaccaagaacccgatgttcactctgacagagctacagagttaATCTGtcgagataggagaaccttccagaaggacaaccatctctgcagcactccaccaatcaggcatttatggtagagtggccagatggaagccactcctcagtaaaaggtacatggcagaccacttggagtttgccaaaaggcccctaaatgactctcagagaaacaagattaaactggtctgatgaaaccaagattgaactctttggcctgaatgccaagcatcatgtctggaggaaacctggcaccattcctaccgtgaagcatggtggtagcagcatcatgctgtggggatgtttttcagcagcagggactgggagactagtcaggatcaagggaaagatgaacagagcaaagtacagacatatatttgatgaaaacctgctccagagcactcaagacctcagacAGATGCAATGGTTCAACTACCAACAGTACAACAGCCCTAAGCACCCAGCCAAGACAATGGAGGAGTGGCttcaagacaagtctctgaatgtccttgagtggcccagccagagcccggacttgaaccggaTCGAATATCTCTGGAAAGAGCAGAAaatacgctccccatccaacctgacagagcttgagatggtctgcagagaagaatgggagaaactgcccaaatacaggtgtgccaagcttgtagcatcatacccaagactcaatgctgtaatcactgtaatcactgctaaaggtgcttcaacaaagttctgagtaaagggtttgaattcttgtgtaaatgtgatatttcagttttttatttgtgatAAATTTGAAAACAGTTCTtaaaccctgtttttgctttgtcattgtgcgGTATTGTTTGCATATTGATGAGGGGAATAAACATTTTAAgcaactttagaataaggctgtaatgtaacaaaatgtggaaaaagtcagggtgtctgaatactttccgaattcactgtaTGAGGAGAAAGCTGAAGTCTCTACTCAACTGTTGATGTATATCCTCTGTCTGATTCCTAGTTCATCCACTAGAGAGCAGTAGGAGATCACATGACATCTCTTGGGCACTTGAAACAAATTGTGTCTGGTTTGGGTAGTGAGCCTGACATCTTAAAATGAACTTAGCGATCAGGGCTTTCAAGTTCAAATAGCTTTCAGTCTCACGCCAGAATAGAGGTTCATCCATGTTTCTGAAATGTTACATTTCGAAGTTGTTGCTAATGTCAACTTTCAAGTTGTTTAAGATTAAGTTTTGGCATTAACTACACATTTTTAAGGATAGGGTTAAGcttaggcattaactcagaaatcttaaggataggcattaactccgaatggttaagataagggttaaggttttgaataggcttaaaacaaaaatctcaaaaacaactttcttTTGCTGGATTCGAACTTGCTCAAACGTCCAAAAGACATCAGCATTTGTCAGTGATTAGTGGGAACTGACTTAATGAATACCCCTCTTTGTCAGGAAGTTTATGCTTGTGGAATATATGCCTACTACATTTAAAGAGGTGGTGTCAGGTAACTAGGCTACGTTATCCCCACTTTTGTCCTACATTTTGGCACAAAACGGCTCaatatagcctctctgggctcaTAATCACACTCATACAGTAGCCTTTGACTGCAGGAATGCTACCATTGAGAGCCCTTGCCCTGCCAATCTTATCAAATGTAGGATATTCACATCAGATTTTGCAGATCATTTTTATTTGATTATATCCATGTTTGAATTGTGACTGTCATTTTAACTTTCATATAGCCAACTTTAATCAACTTCAATGGAAGGAAATATGGCTTTTACAGATTAGGCCTAAAGAATAGAAAAACACAATGTTGTATTTAACTGCACTCTTTTATTATGTAAAGAAAAATAAACATTGGTGATGATCAGGAAGAGGGTTTATTGAATAATCAAATCACTTGAAACTACAAAGTTTACTGTCAACAGTCTCTCAAACGGtcaaatgtttatttttgttGCTTTGGATTGAATAGTACATGgattctcttctccctccctgtcttcaaATGGGAAATCCAAACTGCTTAACAGGGGGCAGGCTGAGAGACAGGCTTAACCCTCTTTGAGGTTTGATTCAAAGTATGTAGGAATCTCATAGGATTTAAGGAAATAAGCAATATCATCAAAGAGGCAATGTTATTCCAAGCTCCTTATGTTCTCAAATAAGAAAATGTAACAATGATTTCTCTTAGCTTTGGGTGTGAGAAATATACTGTACATTGTTTGTTAACTGTTCAACCTATTATTTTATCAATCAATCATAGCCTATAACtgttctttatatatatatatatattgggtcAAATGTGATGCGAGAAAAGTTTGCATGGAGCAGGAAACATGAGCTATGATTTTACCACAAGTACATTTTGGTTACATAAACAACATCCCACTGGAAACCAGCATCAGTTCAACATCTAACTTCAATGTGTTTGTCTTATTCCCAGTTAGAACTCCTACAGTAGTTCCTAATAAGGCACTGAAAGAAGATGAGGAGAAAATGCTGACTATTAGCCTGCTATTTTTCTGTTCTAGCTACATATCCAACTGCCGCTATTACTGTGGTCAATAAACATATTATATCGAACTATTGTAGCTTATATGATCATGTTACTCCTTAAAGCAGATAAGAAAAACTGTTATTCTGTATTCACTTCACCGCAGAACTCATATGAGGGAAACTATTGTGTTACAATAAGTAGCTAaatgtactgtatctacctactgTGACTCTAACATAGGTAACCGTCTCTCATTTGTGTGTTTGGTTAAAGGGAATTTCATCCAGACGTATTGGGTGGGGTCAAGAGGTCACTTTTGGGCATCATCTTGCAGGGTTAGAGGTCACTCTCTCCATAGAGGGCAGTGGAGAAGGCAGTGTAGTCTAGCGCCCCTGCGGATCCCCCTGGGCCACTGTAGCAGGGCATCCTCAAGATGCAGTACTCTGCCTGGTCATGGGGGAGctctctcctcagctcctcaACCAGGATGTAGGGCTGTGGAGTcgggagaaaaacagagagaacacaggctCATGTAGGTAAATCCGCTTTAGCAAATATTAATAATCTGACAGAATAATATGCGTGTTGACCATTGTACTGAATCTGCTCCATCTGTGTGATTGACATGTTCCACTCAATTGTCACACTCCCGTtcactttctctcacacacacacaccttatcggCTGCCAGGATCCTGAAGGATGCCACAACCTGTTCGGCGGTGTCCGTGTCAGCGGTTTCTCTGGTCATAAAATCGATAAATGATTGAAAAGAGACCATGCCAGTGGCACTGGGGTCAACCAGCATCATGATACGGGCAAATTCCACTTcaccctgacagacagagagagagagagatagtagtgCGAGATCAGAGACAAGAGCACTGATATCTTTGTTCGCTATTACACATAGAATATTATCAATACCTCTTGGTGTTAGTATGCATTATTTGCATACTGTAATTCTGCATGAGAACATTGAGACCCCTACCAAATCATAACCCATGGAGATCAGACAGGCCCTAAAGTCATCAGTGTCCATCGCCCCGTGTTTCTTCTGTAGTCGGAGGTCAAGTGTCATAGGGTGGAGGTTGGGAGTAGGTCACCACACAGGGAGCggatgagatagagaggagggagggagaccaaGAGAAGGTGGATGGTAGAGCAGTGGCGATCCGGTAGGGGAGAAGACCAAAGCTAACATCAGAAacatggacacatacacacaaccacaGACGAAAGCTGCTACCGCCAACATAGCCATAATGTAGTGTATTATTTAGAGCCCACTATTGAAAAATAGATAGAACTGGGAAATATGTGAGGTAGCAGCTGATTTGGTCTGTTCTAGAAGGATGGAAGAAGCCTAAGTCATCAATGAGAGTCAGTCAGGAATCATGAAAGGTTAGAGGTCAGTAGGGGTGAGTACCTGATGTTCATTGCCCACATGACCAAGGCTGATCAGACAGGTCTTGATCTCCTCACAGTTTTCCTGTGTTCTCCTGGGACCAGGTGTTAGAGTTCACTCAgaggtgtcacacacacacacaaacacacacatgcaagtgTCCACTGTCCATAACATGCAGCATTACAACAATGTAGAACCAATATAAAAAAAAGACTAATTGTATACATCTATACAGAAAAATTGTAATGGTATTATTTTTTAACTGTCTAAACAACCAAGGCCACAGAGCAGTGACCATTCTATTACAGTATTAACAACAACATATTACCCGTTTCCTTACGCAGCTTCTCAATAAGATAGGCatgacagtaaaaaaaaacaattgtcAGTGGCATTATGCTACTTAACATGCCATTCAGGTTAAGTGTTATTATATAAGACTGAGAACCGGGAGTCCAGGGTGTGGATAGAGTACTATACCCGGTCAAAATGGTTGAAGGAGGAGCGGAACTCGTGCATCTGTTCCTGGCTGATGCCCTTGGCGTCGCGGGTCAGGATCTGGGTCTCGATCTCGTTGATGGTACGGGCgatggtggtgaggaggagctCCCAGCCCACACGGATGTGCTTTTACCATGACGATTAAACACACcgacagacatagacacagacagacagattaatCAGCTGTCAACAATGTATTCCAACAATGCACTTTGGGATCTCGATGACATCCATCATCATTATCCCCATGACCACATCTAATCTATATAGACCGCATGTAGAGAccatctctctgtgctctctgtaCTGCTCTGCAGTACCTCCATGGTGTAGTTGGTATGCTTGTTGTCAAACACCAGGGACTCCTGGATGTGCTGGTGGTCTCCCTCCAGCTTGTCGATGTTGGGCTTGTAGGTAACGATGATGTGCTCAAACTGCTTCAGCTGGGTCATCTGGTCCTCCAATGTACCGCCCACCTCCAGGGAGCAGTGCCCAATCTCCTGTCAGAACCAAACAAATTAGCAAACCAGGTTTTTGTTCCGGATCCAAGGGTACCCTTAGACACTAAACTGATGGCTGACTCTCTGACCTCCATCCTTGTCTGTATCCAGGGTCCTATGAGGTTAGCCTGGGTAGCAAACAGCCGTCTCAACCTTTCATTAGTATGCTGCCGGGCTAGCTCCTCCTGGAGGGAGCCTTCTCTCTGGGGAACGAGCTTCTTCACCTGGTCAGCAACATGGCAACAACGCATACATCAATCTGACAGAAATTGGCTGTGTATGTGCATGCGTGAATgcatatgtgtgcatgtgtgtctcaaGTTTATGTATGTACATTTTCGAGGTTGTACCTTGTCCCACTTGGCGAGGAGCTCCTCTGTGGTGATGGTGCTGTAGAGGTTGAGGAGGTTGGCCTTGATGCCGTAGCTCTGGGAGATCTTCTGCACCTCGTTGTGGATCCCCAGGATggcctgtctctctccgtctgcctCTGGGAGGGTGGCCTTGAACTGCTCATGGGCAGAGATCAGGCTCtgcaggggagaaggagaggagaggttgcaGTGTACGTAAGCAAGTACTTTGGGCACTGAACCAAAATTACATGGCTGCAACATTTGTAACAACGGTAGGATGATTAAATTGTAACAGCGAGTATTACGTACCTGGACCTCATCGATCGTGTGTACAATAAACATATCCTGCAGATCCTCCATAGCCCCTTCCATCCAGTTGTTGAAAGGTGCTGATCTCTTGGCAAACTCCAGGAACAACTGATCAATGGTTTCCAGCAGCTTCTCTGTCCTCTGGAAAACAGGAGCGATAGAACTGTGCCATTCATCTCATTGACAATCCATTAATATTGCTTCACCTGTTTGGGATGCTAATCCCAGGATGCATCACATTGATGTGACCCAATTGACCCCTGAGTTTGGCAAGATGGTCTGCATGGATTAGACCACTCCCTTTGGGCAGGGGCAGGTGGCAGACAGCAGTCCATGTCAGTCACCCTAATCCCAGGCCTGGATAAAGGTCTTGACACATTTGCAGGTCATGAGCGTACAGTATGGATCAGAGGGGCTCAGAGGAAGGGGACTGTGGGCATCCTGCCAGCCGGATACTGTACAGACAGCCATATCTACATGATTGTGCCTTTAGTTCATCCCCTTATCTCGGTCAGAAAACTTAGTGGGCAACCAATAATCAGCTGTGTCTTCATTCCCAAGACCCAATCCCAAGCTATCGCAATAGAAAATACATGAGATGTAACTTTATTATGGATTAAGCTGACCTGTGAACACTCCACCCCAACCCAAGGTTACGTCATTCACTGCTTTACCTCCTCAGTTCTCAACTGGATTGATGGAACTGGTTCTCTTTTCACACTACCGAGATGTACTGTGCCGGCTTGCTTTTCACTGGGTTTAGCACAGTTTAGCTGAGAACATAGCATGTCATGTCCCTAACCTCAACCCCCTCCACTCACCTCCaaagcctctctcctcttctgggTCAATGTACCAAGTTGATCCCACAGATCACAGATGCTCTGACACCTCTTGTTGACAGAAGCCACACCATGATAGTCCAGCTCACTGCACAACACCACAGGAAACATACAGGTCAATCTAGGGCTGGGAAGTGTACTGTGTTTTACTAACATAATACTGGTATTGATGCATGGACCAGTTTGGATTTTTACTGTACCTTCTCTAACAGTATTTGAATTTTTTATTTGTTACATTAAATAATTTAGCAATGACTCTGAAAAAACATGTCAATCATACATTTTTATTGCCAGTAAGAAACTGTTAACAGCTGACAACTGCTAGCTAACTTGCTAGCAGACCAAGTCAACAACTTAGAGAGAACAAGCTTGCCAAGTAGAGACCCCCGGAAATCATCCGACTGCAATATACTCCACTGAAATAAAAACTGCAAGTGAATCCATTGAAAAAACATGGTCACAGAGGAGAATAAGTATTCGTATGAAGGAAAAGTGACTTATTGACGAAATAGAGGcacacaaagacaaaacaaatgtggTACAGTGTGGAAATTAGTTCAGGAAATGTAGAAATGTACAAAATTGATGAAAATGAACAGAATGGAGAAAGCCCAATAACATAACTTAAAATGTATTTGTTGCCACACCTAATCACAGATAAAGTGCATCATACCATATTTATGTATTTTGAAAGTTCTATATCTTAAAAACTTGATTGCTTACATGCAAAACATTTGGaaactatatcaacaatggactggtttttgggtggaattttcctttaaGTAGAATGCAGATTGTATTACTTGTCAAAGCCATGATTTTAGGAATAGGATTTGGTAGGGATGATGGTTAGGAGTGAGGGTTAGAAGAAAAGTCCGCACTTGAGCTCCTGTGCGATGGCAGCGATCTGCTCCACCCTGTCCTGGTGAGCAGCCAGGTCACTCTCAAATGCCTCATGTTTCCTTAGCAACGCCCGCACCTCCGTCAGGGTGGCAGTCTCGTAGTCCTTCTGAGATAGAATCAGCTCTTTTCCTtggtcacagagagagagcgagatagagagatgattgtttatttcacttttgtatattatctacttcacttgctttgacaatgttaacatgtgtttcccatgccaataaagccccttgaattggattgagatagaaagagagagagagacagagaaagcgagagcAATGGCCATGAATCTCCCGTTAGTCAAAACAAATGCTGAAGATTCACTCTGACATTTTCCCATTGAAAAATCTCAAAGGATTTGGAGCTAATCACTTACATTCAAAGGTCAAACTCTAGACATACCAGAGACATAAGTAAACACTGCACAGACAGACAATAATAGCCCAGACTGACCCCTAGCCCAGGTCTCATGGGTGGTGGCTTTCTGGCAAAACTTTTCAGCCAGGTGGTCCAGTCTCTCCAGCCTGCGGATCTCggtcagaagccactcctcataaCCTTTCTCAGCCCCCTCCAGCCCCTGCCATGCACTGGCTATGTCCTACAGCAACATGGAGACACAAAGAAACGCTCATCACGCTCAGTTGATTTGCTATTAAAATAGCTTTTTATCTTTATCAACATTCTGGTAAGAGTGCCTTGGTCTTTACCTTGGTCTTTTGGATTACCTATATCCATAGCTATCTATCGCTACTGTACTGTGACTGGTGGCTTGTGTTTCATCAGTTTTATATGATTCATCATTGAATGTTGGGTGTTAACACTTACAGATACCATCTTTCCTTCAGAAGGCATAAAAGCAGGCCGGTTGCTTATGCGCAGCTTGGTCTGCAAGGTATTGAAGCTGATCTCCAGCTGACACTTCTCCTGCACCTTGGGGGGCTTGTGCATGCGGCGGTAGTCCCTGAAATCCTCCAGCTTCCTCTGCATCTCAACCATGGTCTTCTCTGCGGCCCTGTTCTCTAGCCATGGGGTGGTCCGGCGGATCCACTCCAGTAGCTACGGAATACAGAAGGTAATGATGGAGTGGAGCTATGGGGTTTGTGTGTTGTTATTCCTCTCAAATCAATTAAGTTGAATTGGACtttgaatttgatttgaatacTTGGACATTTCCAAGTGGGGTAGAAGTATGTCCCTAAGAGAGTTCACCAATATGAAAGCATATGTCCAAAAGTATGCTTTACCTCGCTGGCCAGCCTCTCGTATTCCTCCATAAGTTTCTCATTCTCCTGGTTCACATCCAGCACTTTACAGATCCTGTTGGCTGCTGTCTCAGCCTACCaaggggagggaggatggagaaatGAGgtcagggaggaaagagaggtgaggtgagggtgTTGTCGCATATCTAATGCAATTCCTCATACAattaccccccaccccaccaacaTGCACACCATCTAAGTCATACATTTAAAGCAATCTGTGTGTGTCGTTTCAAAAACATGCATGTCAATGTCAAACTCACAATTGACCAACTTAGTATGATGTCAAACAACTTTCAGGCGAAGAGAACAGACCAGTATATGTGTTTTTGGTAGTGACGGGGAAATAAGACCTTAGAAAATTTGAATGATTGTATTATCATGTGCTTATTTTAAGTGGAATGATTGACACATGGTAACCATCATCAAATGATTTGGGGATATTGTACATAAAACATATTGCATTCACAAACTCGATTCAAATTGTTCATGGTGCAAGCTGTATACCTGCTCAGCTCCAGCAAAAGCATGATAGAAGCAGGAAACATAGGTCATGATAGCTCTCTCATCAGGCTTAGGAGTGTTGATGATGTCTACAGTGTGGACGGAGGGACAGAAGAGGGTGACGGACAACAAGTAGAGAAGGAGGAAGACACTCAAGGtggagacaggaaacacaagagCACCGACAGAGGAAAAGGACCATAGATAGAGACTCCAGACCTGAACGTCTTAGCCCAGGGCTATCCTGGAAGGAAAGTGGGTCGGTCTATGGCCAAGGGGTCTAAACAAGGACCTAAAGCTTGACCAATGTGCCCTCACCTTCTGTACCATTGCAAATGTGTGATACAAACTGGACATATAGGTCATAACAGTCCTGTTGTCTGGCCTTGCTGCACTTATCAAATCTGTGGGATACCAGGCACATAGGACTTTATCATTACAACGTTCATACAAGTACAGACAATCCTCCTGGCAATCTCCTCCAGACAATCCTGCAACAAAGCCCATAGTCTGACTCCCACCATTACAGTACCAAATAAGATGGTTCATGTTTTCATATTGAGCAAAACAAGATCCCTATAGCTAATGCCGATTTCAAACGTTGTTTCCTTAGAAGACATTACCTTCTGCGTCCAGCATCTTAGGAATATCCAGGTGCTTCTCTGCTATTTCAAAGGCCAGGTTCAGGTTCCCCATAGGATCATCCTAGAAAATAATCAGTATTATAGAAACATACATTCCAATTATATTGTTACATAGCAGTTAGCATATAGCTGTCTTTCAACGCCACCTTAACACCATTACACTTTTTAAAACTAAGATACTAAGatgttttcatttacatttaacatgaaaAAAAACGTGCACATGTacagtatttgaacccagattACAAACTGTCCTGCACCCAGTGATGTATTAACCAAACAGGTGACAGACAGTCAGTAAGTGTCTCCTCACTAATGGGGTAGGGTGAGTTAGTTTGTTTAGTGGGAGGAGAGGGCTCATGCTGCTACTATTGTCCTAAGTCTGTTCCACTGATGCCGGCTGAGGGGGGAAAGCCTGTTACAGGACAGTGGCAGCTGCAGGGATCCAGGGGGGGCAGATATCCATGGGCCTGTTCCCCACATGGAGCCATTTCAGCAAGCTAACACTCATGGCTTACTGAGCCCACTCACCTGGAGCCAGACATGACAGCTGACAGGGCCTGTCTGGGTCCAATGCATGCATGGGAGtgtttgggggggtggggggggtgtccACGTGCATatgtatgagagagagggggacacctCTACTAAAACTGGCTCTTTTCTGTATTAACAACATTCTGAATGGTTTGGGTTGCCCAGATCTATCCATTGTTATGTGTATTCCCAAACAACAGTGGTTATAGTGATTGCCCTATAAAGAGCTGCCTCATTTAGAGGTATCTGCCCACCACAGCTGAGGTAAACCCTGGGCTCTATTGGGATGTGGCTCATATTTCTTCATCTATTCACAGTCAGGGCTAAGTCAGTTCCGCCTCCTGGGAAAAACATAATGGACTATGTTACTTTTTTTTAGATTAACAAGGATGGATATGTACTGTAAATGTAATTCGGTATTATAAAGGCCACAGGTTACACGGTGGAAGTACACAAATCTGTATATTCCACACTgtagtagtctactctttaaagTTACAATCATCACATATTCTCCAAAAAATACGTACAGggtacattttatttatttatttatttttttacccctttttctccccaatttcgtggtatccaattgttttagtagctactatcttgtctcattgctacaactcccgtacgggctcgggagagacgaaggttgaaagtcatgcgccctccgatacacaacccaaccaagccgcactgcttcttaattaacacagcgtgcatccaactcggaagccagctgcaccaatgtgtcagaggaaacaatgttcacctggcaaccttggttagcgcgcactgcccaccacaggagtcgctggtgcgcgatgagacaaggacatccctaccgcccaagccctccctaacccggacgacgctaggccaattgtgcgtcgccccacggacctcccggtcgcggccggttacaaaCAGAacctgggtgcgaacccagagtctctgatggcacagctggcgctgcagtacagcacccttaaccactgctccACCCGGGAGGC
The Oncorhynchus nerka isolate Pitt River linkage group LG28, Oner_Uvic_2.0, whole genome shotgun sequence genome window above contains:
- the LOC115113185 gene encoding alpha-actinin-2-like, whose protein sequence is MMTQIETTVHYDNGFGDEEDYMIQEDEWDRDMLLDPAWEKQQRKTFTAWCNSHLRKAETQIENIEDDFRNGLKLMLLLEIISGERLPKPDRGKMRFHKIANVNKALDFITSKGVKLVSIGAEEIVDGNVKMTLGMIWTIILRFAIQDISVEETSAKEGLLLWCQRKTAPYRNVNVQNFHISWKDGLAFCALIHRHRPDLIDYAKLNKDDPMGNLNLAFEIAEKHLDIPKMLDAEDIINTPKPDERAIMTYVSCFYHAFAGAEQAETAANRICKVLDVNQENEKLMEEYERLASELLEWIRRTTPWLENRAAEKTMVEMQRKLEDFRDYRRMHKPPKVQEKCQLEISFNTLQTKLRISNRPAFMPSEGKMVSDIASAWQGLEGAEKGYEEWLLTEIRRLERLDHLAEKFCQKATTHETWARGKELILSQKDYETATLTEVRALLRKHEAFESDLAAHQDRVEQIAAIAQELNELDYHGVASVNKRCQSICDLWDQLGTLTQKRREALERTEKLLETIDQLFLEFAKRSAPFNNWMEGAMEDLQDMFIVHTIDEVQSLISAHEQFKATLPEADGERQAILGIHNEVQKISQSYGIKANLLNLYSTITTEELLAKWDKVKKLVPQREGSLQEELARQHTNERLRRLFATQANLIGPWIQTRMEEIGHCSLEVGGTLEDQMTQLKQFEHIIVTYKPNIDKLEGDHQHIQESLVFDNKHTNYTMEHIRVGWELLLTTIARTINEIETQILTRDAKGISQEQMHEFRSSFNHFDRKKHGAMDTDDFRACLISMGYDLGEVEFARIMMLVDPSATGMVSFQSFIDFMTRETADTDTAEQVVASFRILAADKPYILVEELRRELPHDQAEYCILRMPCYSGPGGSAGALDYTAFSTALYGESDL